A region from the Nitrospirota bacterium genome encodes:
- a CDS encoding DUF502 domain-containing protein has product MSKLGPILRNYFITGLIVITPMWGTYLILRTLFTSLDGVFGSFLQRKFNFYVPGFGIISLLILIFLTGLLVANIFGRKLIQVWEDFLNKVPLVRNVYSLVKAIVDTFSSQNKEKLSRVVLVEFPRKGCYTVAFTTGIPNEEILSIAGERLVNVYVPTTPNPTGGYMLLISEKEVKPLSMTVEEGMKMVISTGTYNPPSRKGKPGGPEGSETRKLL; this is encoded by the coding sequence TTGTCAAAGCTTGGTCCTATTTTGAGAAATTATTTCATTACCGGTCTTATTGTGATTACCCCCATGTGGGGAACGTACCTGATCCTGAGAACCTTATTTACCTCTTTAGACGGTGTTTTTGGAAGTTTTTTGCAAAGAAAGTTTAATTTTTATGTTCCCGGTTTCGGGATTATTTCCCTTCTCATTTTAATCTTTTTAACCGGACTCCTGGTCGCCAATATTTTTGGGCGAAAGTTAATTCAAGTTTGGGAGGATTTCCTCAATAAAGTTCCACTGGTCCGGAATGTTTATTCATTGGTTAAAGCGATTGTCGACACCTTTTCCAGCCAAAATAAGGAAAAATTAAGCCGGGTGGTTTTGGTGGAATTTCCCCGGAAAGGTTGCTATACGGTGGCGTTTACAACCGGCATTCCCAATGAGGAGATCCTCTCCATTGCCGGTGAGCGTTTGGTGAATGTTTATGTTCCCACAACCCCGAATCCGACAGGCGGTTATATGTTGTTGATTTCCGAAAAGGAGGTCAAACCTCTTTCGATGACGGTTGAAGAAGGAATGAAAATGGTGATCTCGACCGGCACCTATAATCCCCCTTCCAGAAAAGGGAAACCCGGGGGTCCTGAGGGCTCGGAGACGAGAAAACTCTTATGA